From the genome of Sphingobacterium kitahiroshimense, one region includes:
- a CDS encoding helix-turn-helix domain-containing protein: MINNNIDIIALIRIAGRNIEALRNIKKKSVESLAQELGLTKEELIGIEEGIVEDLSLKKLSEIANYFNCTLQQLLDLQIVQILNHSQYIAGGDREVKYTQELKGGYDEYIKHLKEEIHELKKTKS, translated from the coding sequence ATGATAAATAATAACATTGATATAATAGCTCTTATCAGAATAGCTGGTAGAAATATTGAAGCCCTTCGTAACATCAAAAAGAAATCTGTCGAATCTTTAGCACAAGAACTGGGACTAACCAAGGAAGAATTAATTGGAATTGAAGAAGGTATTGTTGAGGATTTATCGCTTAAAAAATTATCAGAGATAGCTAATTATTTTAATTGCACTTTACAACAGTTATTAGATCTTCAAATAGTCCAAATACTTAATCATAGTCAATATATTGCTGGTGGTGACCGAGAAGTGAAATATACGCAGGAATTAAAAGGTGGTTATGATGAGTACATCAAACATCTCAAAGAAGAGATTCATGAGTTAAAGAAAACAAAATCATAA
- a CDS encoding helix-turn-helix domain-containing protein, with product MITESNDNEIFTTIGKNLHTVRHSFKLTLEAVASEIDITYPVLSKIENGRYLGLSIVLLKKLCNYYKITIAQVLDIEGHQIFNYSQYINQPAGNHSMTNNIADGYELAIQSLKEQIEYLKKQNQDLLNKLLNTK from the coding sequence ATGATTACTGAAAGCAATGACAACGAGATTTTTACTACCATAGGTAAAAACCTACATACAGTTCGACACTCTTTTAAATTAACACTTGAAGCAGTTGCATCTGAAATAGATATTACCTATCCAGTTCTAAGTAAAATTGAGAATGGTCGATACCTGGGGCTTAGTATTGTATTATTGAAGAAGTTATGCAATTATTATAAAATTACGATAGCTCAAGTTCTAGATATAGAAGGGCATCAAATTTTTAATTATTCACAATATATAAATCAACCTGCAGGTAATCATTCTATGACGAATAACATAGCAGATGGATATGAACTAGCTATTCAGTCACTTAAAGAACAAATCGAGTATTTAAAAAAACAAAATCAAGATTTGCTAAATAAATTATTAAACACAAAATAG
- a CDS encoding prolyl oligopeptidase family serine peptidase: protein MLICSIWNNEVYAQLKAIKGETTYPFLLNLPEEEQIDNLPGDKQPVLIFLHGRSLSGTNLDRVKRYGVLYAMNKGQEVSGIVIAPQSRGGWDPDKVIEIVDYAIEHYNADPDRVYICGMSMGGYGTMDVAGKYPDRIAAAVAICGGGSVKYADNLSQVPLWVQHGNRDRAVPLSESKKIVNAIKKADPEADVTLTIIPGGTHGSVERLFHQDEIYEWLFKHTRKGS, encoded by the coding sequence ATGCTAATCTGTAGCATCTGGAATAATGAAGTATATGCTCAACTAAAGGCGATTAAAGGGGAGACGACCTATCCCTTTTTATTGAATTTACCAGAAGAAGAACAGATCGATAACCTGCCAGGCGATAAACAGCCCGTTTTGATATTTCTCCACGGAAGGAGTCTGTCGGGTACAAATCTTGATCGTGTTAAACGATATGGCGTACTTTATGCGATGAATAAAGGTCAGGAGGTTTCTGGTATTGTAATCGCCCCACAGTCAAGAGGCGGATGGGATCCTGATAAAGTTATTGAGATTGTGGATTATGCTATCGAACATTATAACGCCGACCCGGATCGGGTATATATCTGCGGAATGAGTATGGGCGGATACGGCACAATGGATGTAGCAGGTAAATATCCAGATCGTATCGCAGCGGCAGTAGCTATATGTGGAGGTGGAAGTGTTAAGTATGCCGACAACCTAAGTCAGGTGCCACTTTGGGTACAACATGGAAATCGTGACCGTGCTGTACCCTTGTCAGAATCAAAAAAAATAGTCAATGCAATTAAGAAAGCAGATCCTGAAGCTGATGTAACGTTGACTATAATTCCAGGTGGTACACATGGGAGCGTGGAACGCCTTTTCCATCAAGATGAAATTTACGAATGGCTGTTCAAGCATACGAGGAAGGGATCCTAA
- a CDS encoding carboxypeptidase regulatory-like domain-containing protein: MKRPLLFFALVLASYGTIHAQVTTSSVTGIVKESSGQVTSGATIKATHVPSGTVYSSAANAAGRFNLANMRVGGPYTVIVTYVGQDPITYENIYLQLGEAFVLNPVFGSSATNLDEVVITGRNTLKSEKNGASTIVGRRQIETLPSITRSVNDLTRLTPQANGTSIGGGNFRSNNFTLDGANFNNQFGIGSNVPADGSPISIDAIEQISVNVTPYDVRQSGFTGAAINAVTRSGRNEFFGSAFYTGRSDKQQGTRIGDVLTPVNQLSVKQYGVSLGGPIIKDKLFFFVNLEQNKTEEPGPVKIASSPSNQFGAPGTPSYVARPTETFMNEVSSYLKDKYGYDTGPYQGYSNKSNNDKIFARLDWNIADNHKINFRYNQVKAKTPATISNSYTGSGVSGISRTGSNALHFSNSNYFQETNLYSATLEYTGKLGNVNSSARISYVNQDEPRSVNGGLFPLVDIKQGDNVITTFGYEPFSYGNLRSVKTWTANYDLNYSLNNHDFTAGLQFESSDVKNGFQRFGAGYYLFNSWDDFKNGVKASNYALTYPLTSDGSQAFPGFKFNQWSLYVQDQFTVNDKLKLTGGLRFELPGYPDVSQVKEHPLISALTFADGLKVNTGVLPKTKVMISPRFGFNYDMLGDRSLMLRGGTGVFTGRIPFVWIVSQSGDSGMLQASVTKSGNDVPDFSPDIKANYPSTIADPTTSISSSNISVMDPNLKFPSTWKSSLAVDYKLPFGLVGTLEGIYNKDINAVVARNVNLADPKEMNIAGYADHRFIYGDANIDKYINKLDKGQASSTGKGAFSAIQMSNQKGGHYWSITAQLAKTFEDGFSASLAYTRSGAKNYGDGSGSQIANLWSLPYQSIGNSNIPTLGYTDNVLPDRLVGSASYTNKWIKNLNTAITVFYSGSSTGRVSYAYSADFNRDGQNNDLIYVPKDASEIHFVDIAASPGSIYGGKAYTAKEQSDIFFAMVDGDDYLKSRKGQYAERNGGTMPWRHQFDLRISQELFSGIAGGKNSLEFFWDVFNIGNLFNSDWGVFKTSNNLLLIPTNMSGTSSTSGLDVQGNVNPTFRLNGANGDVIRATTRVNETITSTYYMQFGIKFKFN; encoded by the coding sequence ATGAAAAGACCTTTACTCTTTTTTGCGCTTGTATTAGCAAGTTATGGTACCATTCATGCTCAAGTTACTACGAGTAGTGTGACTGGAATTGTGAAAGAATCCTCCGGCCAAGTTACATCAGGAGCCACTATCAAAGCAACACATGTGCCATCCGGCACGGTTTATTCGAGCGCGGCGAATGCTGCTGGTCGTTTTAATTTAGCGAATATGCGTGTGGGTGGTCCGTACACTGTAATCGTTACATATGTTGGCCAAGACCCAATTACGTATGAAAACATTTATCTACAATTAGGTGAAGCCTTCGTTCTTAATCCAGTGTTTGGATCATCTGCAACTAATTTAGATGAGGTTGTGATCACCGGTAGAAACACACTCAAGAGTGAAAAGAATGGTGCTTCGACAATCGTAGGGAGACGACAAATTGAAACATTACCTTCTATTACACGAAGTGTTAATGATCTTACACGATTAACACCTCAGGCAAACGGAACATCAATTGGCGGTGGTAATTTTAGATCAAATAACTTTACATTAGATGGGGCTAATTTTAATAATCAATTTGGGATAGGAAGTAATGTGCCTGCTGATGGCTCCCCAATCTCTATTGATGCTATTGAACAGATTTCAGTTAATGTTACTCCATATGATGTCAGACAATCTGGATTTACTGGAGCAGCAATAAATGCAGTTACTAGATCAGGTAGAAATGAGTTCTTTGGATCAGCTTTTTACACTGGTCGTTCTGACAAACAACAAGGTACTCGAATTGGTGATGTATTAACTCCTGTAAATCAACTTTCGGTAAAACAATATGGTGTAAGTTTAGGAGGACCAATTATTAAAGATAAATTGTTCTTCTTTGTAAACTTAGAACAAAATAAGACTGAGGAACCAGGACCAGTTAAAATTGCATCGTCACCATCAAATCAATTTGGAGCGCCGGGCACTCCCTCATATGTGGCTAGACCGACCGAAACTTTTATGAATGAAGTATCATCTTATCTTAAGGATAAGTATGGTTATGATACGGGACCATATCAAGGGTATTCTAATAAAAGTAACAATGACAAAATTTTTGCTCGTCTTGACTGGAATATAGCTGACAATCATAAGATAAATTTCAGATATAATCAGGTAAAAGCTAAGACTCCTGCTACAATCAGTAATTCTTACACTGGGTCAGGTGTATCAGGAATAAGCCGCACCGGAAGTAATGCTTTGCATTTTTCTAATTCAAACTATTTTCAAGAAACAAATTTATATTCTGCCACCCTTGAATATACAGGTAAACTTGGTAATGTAAATAGTTCAGCAAGAATTTCTTATGTAAACCAAGATGAACCACGTTCTGTAAATGGAGGGTTATTTCCTTTAGTAGATATTAAACAAGGAGATAATGTAATCACCACCTTTGGATACGAACCGTTTTCATATGGCAATTTACGATCGGTAAAAACTTGGACGGCGAATTATGATTTAAATTATAGTTTAAACAATCATGATTTTACAGCTGGTTTGCAATTTGAATCAAGTGATGTTAAAAATGGATTTCAACGTTTTGGTGCGGGATATTATTTATTTAACTCATGGGATGATTTCAAAAATGGAGTTAAGGCGTCAAATTATGCATTGACATATCCACTAACATCAGATGGTTCTCAAGCTTTTCCAGGTTTTAAATTTAATCAATGGTCGTTATATGTTCAGGATCAGTTCACAGTTAACGACAAATTGAAACTAACTGGAGGCTTACGTTTTGAACTTCCAGGGTATCCAGATGTGAGTCAAGTTAAAGAGCACCCTCTAATTTCTGCTTTAACCTTTGCTGATGGATTAAAAGTAAATACAGGTGTTTTACCAAAGACAAAAGTTATGATTTCGCCAAGATTTGGTTTTAATTATGATATGCTTGGTGATCGCTCATTGATGCTACGCGGGGGAACAGGTGTTTTTACAGGTCGTATTCCATTTGTATGGATCGTATCGCAGTCAGGTGACTCAGGGATGCTACAAGCCTCTGTAACAAAATCAGGAAATGATGTGCCTGATTTTAGTCCTGATATTAAAGCGAACTATCCTTCAACAATTGCTGACCCGACTACTTCCATTTCATCATCGAATATTTCAGTTATGGATCCAAATTTAAAATTCCCGTCTACTTGGAAATCGAGTTTAGCTGTGGATTATAAATTACCTTTTGGTTTGGTCGGAACTTTAGAGGGTATTTACAATAAAGATATTAATGCTGTTGTTGCTCGAAACGTGAACTTGGCAGATCCTAAGGAAATGAATATTGCCGGATATGCAGATCACCGCTTTATATATGGCGATGCAAACATAGATAAATACATCAATAAATTAGATAAAGGGCAGGCATCTTCAACTGGTAAAGGCGCATTTTCTGCTATTCAAATGTCAAACCAAAAGGGAGGTCATTATTGGTCTATTACTGCTCAGTTGGCTAAAACTTTTGAAGATGGATTTTCCGCTTCTCTGGCATATACAAGAAGTGGTGCTAAAAACTACGGAGATGGTTCCGGAAGTCAAATAGCTAATCTATGGTCTTTACCCTATCAGTCCATCGGAAATTCAAATATTCCAACCTTGGGATATACTGATAATGTGCTACCTGATCGACTAGTTGGTTCAGCTTCTTATACAAATAAATGGATTAAAAATTTAAATACTGCTATTACTGTATTTTATTCAGGCTCTTCAACAGGACGGGTTTCTTATGCTTACTCTGCTGATTTTAATCGTGATGGACAGAACAATGATCTCATTTATGTTCCTAAAGATGCATCTGAAATCCATTTTGTAGATATTGCTGCATCACCGGGATCAATTTACGGAGGAAAAGCGTATACCGCAAAAGAGCAGTCAGATATATTTTTTGCTATGGTTGATGGTGATGATTACCTAAAAAGTAGAAAAGGCCAATATGCTGAAAGGAATGGTGGTACTATGCCTTGGAGACATCAATTTGATTTAAGAATTTCGCAAGAACTATTTAGTGGAATAGCTGGAGGTAAAAATTCTTTGGAGTTTTTCTGGGATGTCTTTAATATAGGAAATTTGTTTAACTCGGATTGGGGCGTATTTAAGACAAGTAATAATCTATTGTTGATTCCTACGAATATGTCAGGTACAAGTTCAACTTCTGGATTAGATGTTCAAGGAAATGTTAATCCAACATTTAGATTGAATGGAGCAAATGGAGATGTAATTAGAGCTACAACACGAGTAAACGAAACAATTACATCAACATACTATATGCAATTTGGAATTAAATTTAAATTTAATTAA
- a CDS encoding metallophosphoesterase family protein, with protein MSLKILHTADWHLGKRLDYFSRFDEQKEVLDEIVQIADQEQVDLVIVAGDLFDAFNPPVEAIELLYKTLKRLTKNGSRPVIAIAGNHDSPDRVDAPDSLARDCGIIFAGKPNMKFNPYQVEGGFEITKGDIGFLEIKLLGHDFPIRLLITAFANEHRLKEYLGEDEQIGLNEVLSKKWSSLADLYCDDRGANILVSHLYMNKKGGPILVEPDGEKPLRIGFADTVYTECIPPQIQYTALGHLHRYQEVGGHRAPVIYSSSPLCYSFSEAGQDKKVVIVTLEPHKEAVYKAINILSGKKLIRKKFHSVTDAIDWLTVNQDCLVELTLVSETSLTQGEKKRIEDSHPGIIYIIPEVNSSATYQSEPISRRSKSINENFSDYFRYRNNDQSPSEELIALFNEVLGTQTEKEN; from the coding sequence ATGTCGCTAAAAATTTTACATACAGCCGATTGGCATTTAGGTAAACGATTGGATTATTTTTCCAGATTTGATGAACAAAAAGAAGTACTGGATGAAATTGTTCAGATAGCAGATCAAGAACAAGTTGATCTTGTTATTGTCGCTGGAGATCTGTTCGATGCGTTCAATCCACCTGTCGAAGCTATTGAACTCCTTTATAAAACACTTAAACGCTTAACGAAAAATGGTTCCAGACCTGTCATTGCCATTGCCGGAAATCACGATTCACCGGATCGTGTAGATGCTCCTGATAGCCTTGCGAGAGATTGCGGAATTATTTTCGCGGGTAAACCCAACATGAAATTTAATCCTTATCAGGTTGAGGGCGGATTTGAAATCACTAAAGGAGATATCGGTTTTCTTGAAATTAAGCTTCTAGGTCATGATTTCCCAATTCGTCTCCTTATAACTGCCTTTGCTAACGAACATCGACTCAAAGAATATCTTGGTGAAGATGAACAGATCGGGCTCAATGAAGTTTTAAGTAAAAAATGGAGTTCGCTGGCCGATTTATACTGCGATGATCGAGGCGCTAATATTTTGGTTTCACATTTATACATGAATAAAAAGGGAGGTCCTATATTAGTGGAGCCAGACGGCGAAAAACCTTTGCGTATTGGTTTTGCAGATACTGTTTATACGGAATGTATTCCTCCTCAAATTCAATATACAGCTTTAGGTCACCTGCATCGCTACCAAGAAGTGGGGGGACATCGTGCACCAGTTATCTATTCGAGTAGTCCACTTTGCTATTCTTTTTCCGAAGCAGGGCAAGATAAAAAAGTGGTGATTGTAACGCTGGAGCCACACAAAGAGGCGGTCTATAAAGCGATCAACATCCTATCTGGAAAAAAATTAATACGAAAAAAATTCCATTCTGTCACAGATGCTATTGATTGGCTTACAGTGAATCAAGATTGTTTAGTTGAACTAACACTTGTTTCAGAAACATCTTTAACGCAAGGTGAAAAGAAACGTATTGAAGATAGCCACCCGGGCATTATCTATATCATTCCTGAAGTAAACAGTAGTGCTACCTATCAAAGCGAACCCATATCCAGAAGAAGTAAAAGTATTAACGAAAATTTCTCTGATTACTTCCGATATCGAAATAATGACCAATCTCCATCGGAGGAATTGATAGCGCTATTTAACGAAGTACTGGGTACTCAAACTGAAAAGGAGAATTAA